In Actinomyces marmotae, the DNA window CGCGGGATCGAAGCGCCTGGAGCAGCGCGCGCAGGACATCGGCCGACGAGGGCGGCGCATCCGGTTGACCGTGTGGCCCACCGGGCAGATGCCCACCCACCTGCCGGGCAGGCTCGGCGCGTCCGGGGCGACCAGCCGCCTGCCGCTCGCGCCCAGGCGCCGGGCCTCCGCCACCCACACGGCGTCGTGACCATGTGCCGGCCCCACCCGCGCGTGGGCGATCTCATGCAGGATCGTCTCGCGCGCTTCGGAGGGCGAGTAGAGGGCCATCAGCGCGCGCGACAGGGTGATGCGGCGCCGGGCGTGATCGGTCTGGCCCGCGCGGCGCCGGGCGCGGTCAAGGGCCAGCCCCCAATCGCCCAGCCCGTGCGCGTCCATGAGCTCGCGGGCGAGGGCCAGGGCGTCGTGAGGATCCACGGGCCAAGGGTACGGCCGGCCCCCGCGGCCTTCGGGAGGCGGAGCCCTGACGCCTCGCGGACGTGAAGCCCCGCCCCGAGTATGGCAGCATGAGGGCAGTGCCCCCCTCATCCCCCGGTTCCCGCCGTGACCAGCCCAGCGGCGCGGGCCAGCGCCCGAGCGCCTCGGCCCGCGCCCGTTCGCGCGCGCGGCGCCGTCGCCTGCTCAGCCCGCTGACCGTCCTCATTCTCTCCTTCCTCATCACGGTGCTCGTCGCCGTCTTCGCCCTGTCCCTTGAGGGCCGGCTCGTGGTCCTCGGGACCGGAACGACCCCCACCCCCGAGGCCGCGGGGCCCGCGCCCGTCGTCCCGGACATGACGGGCTACACCCCCTCCCGCATCATCGACGACGAGGTCTTCTACGACTCCCAGGCCATGAGTGAGGAGGAGATTGCCGCCTTCATCGCCAGGGTCAACAAGGGCTGCGTCCCGGGCCACGACGGCACGCCTTGCCTCGCCGACGCCGTCTTCCAAACCCAGACCCGCGAGGTCTCCAATGTCTGCCCCGGCGGCTACATCGCCGCCGAGGGGCAGAGCGCCGCCCGCATCATCTCCGGCGTCGCCTCGGCCTGCGGCATCAACCCCCGGGTCCTCCTCGTGCTCATCCAGAAGGAGCAGGGCCTCCTCACCGCCTCCGGCAGCCGTCTCACGGCCCGCGACTACGAGGCCGCCACCGGCTACGCCTGCCCCGATGGCGGCCAGTGCGACCCGGCTTTCGCCGGCTTCTTCGCCCAGCTGTACGGCGCCGCCGCGCAGTTCCAGCGCTACCGCCTCGACCCCGGCGGCTACTCCTTCGTCGCCGGGACGCCGACGACCATCGCTTACTCCCCGGACGCCTCCTGCGGGTCCGGGGAGGTCACGGCCGCCAACCAGGCCACCGCGGGGCTCTATGACTACACCCCCTATCTGGCCAACGACGCCGCCGCCTCCGGCGGGGATGACTGCACGACCTGGGGGAACTGGAACTTCTACGGCTACTACCGCACGTTCTTCGGCTCCCCTCTTATCACCGGCTGACCGGCCCGGGCTGGAGGCGGCTGCCCTCCGCGCCCGGGCCGGCGGTGCTCGCGGGATCGCCCCCTGCCATGGCCCGCCACGTGGCATCATGCGCCCATGAGGCTGATGACGCTCCCCACCTCCCTCGCCACCGCGTGGGTCGTCATCGAGTACGTCATCAAGATCATCGCCCTGGGGACCATCCCCGAGAACCGCCGCCCGTCGTCGTCGACGGCCTGGCTTATCCTCATCTTCCTCCTGCCCGTCGTCGGGCTCCCCCTCTACCTGCTCCTGGGCAGCCCGCGCGTGACCGGCAAGCGCTACCGCCAGCAGGTCGAGGTCAATGAGATGGCCCTGCGCTACACCGCGCACATGCCCGACGCCCCGCCCGGGGCCAGCGAGTCCAGGCACCTCGACTCGATCCTGCGCATGAACCGGCGCCTGACCGGACTGCCCTGCCTCACCGGGGAGGTCGTCGCCCTGCACGACGACTCCCAAGCCACCTACGCCGCCATGGCCCGCGCCATTGACGGGGCCACCACCTCGGTGAGCGTCGAGTGCTACATCCAGTCCTGGGACGACGTCACCGACGTCTTCTACAGCGCCCTGGAGCGCGCCGCCGCCCGCGGCGTCAAGGTGCGCCTCCTGCTCGACCACCTGGGCAGCCGCAAGTACCCCGGTTGGAGGACCCTGGGCAGGCGGCTGAGCGCGGCGGGCATCGAGTGGTGGCTCATGATGCCCCTCCTGCCCTTCCGACTGCGCTGGCGCCGCCCCGACCTGCGCAATCACCGCAAACTCCTCATCATCGACAATGAGCGGGCCTTTATCGGCTCCCACAACATCATCGACCCCACCTATCTGCTGCGCCGCAACCGCTGGGCGGGGCGCGTCTGGAAGGACCTCACCGTGGAGGTCACAGGAGCGATCGTCGCCGAGGCTCAGGCCGTCTTCGCCATGGACTGGCTCTTCGAGGCCGACGAGCTCCTCGACGTCTTCGCCCTGAGCCCCGCCCGCAAGCGCAAGCCCGGCGTCTCCCGGCCCGCCCACAAGCGCCCCACCTCCACCATCGCCGAGGCCCTGCCCGAGGCCATCCCCGAGGTGGGCCAGGGGCCCGCGCCCACCGTGGGCTCCGCCGCGCCCCGTCCCGGGCGGCCCGACGCCGTCGTCAACGCCATGCAGCTCGTGCCGTCCGGGCCCGGCTACCCCCTGGAGCCGAACCTGAGGATGTTCCTGTCCCTCATCCAGGGGGCCACCCGGCGGGTGTCCATCACCAGCCCCTACTTCATCCCCGACGAGGCGCTGCTGGCCGCGATTACCTCGGCCGCCTACCGGGGCGTGCGGGTGGAACTGTTCGTCGGCAAGGAGTCCGACCAGTTCATCGTCAACCACGCCCAGCGCTCCTACTACCCGGCGCTGCTGGCCGCCGGGGTGCGGATCTTCCGCTACCCCCCGCCCACCGTCCTGCACTCCAAGTACATGACGGTGGACGGTGAGGTGGCGGTCATCGGCTCGTCCAACATGGACTTCCGCAGCTTCACCCTCAACTACGAGGTCATGCTGCTGGCCTTCGGCGGGGATCTCGACGACCTCCTGCGCGCCAATGATGATGCCTACCGGGCCGTCTCCGAGGAGCTGACCGCAGAGCAGTGGGCCGCCGAGCCCCGCTACCTGCGTTACATCGACAATGTCTGCCGGCTCATGTCCTCGGTGCTGTGAGACATTGAGCGGCGGGGCCCCGCGCTCCCCGCCCGCGCATCGCGGAATCGTGGTCTGCGACACGTCCGCCGGCTGTCCGGGACCCGCCGCAGGTGGGTGGGCCCTGAGTGGGTCGCACCGGCGCGGCCCCCAGGATTTTCCCAGGTTGGGGCCCATGCGCGCTCCGCGAGGCTATGGCAGCATCGGGACCATGGCGAGACGCTGGCAGGTCATCACCGTGGAGCTCCTGGGCGGTCGCGGCATTGACCTCGACCCGCCCCCTGGGCGCGACCTCATCGCGCCGCCGTCGACCACCTTCGCCGAACTCGCCCACGCCATCGACCTCGCCTTCGCCCGCTGGGATCGGGCCCACCACCACGAGTTCACCCTCGCGGATGGCACTCGCATCATCGACGACGTCGCCCAGCGCGACCTCGCGGCCCGCGCCGCCACCGGCGGTCCCATCCTCGACCGCGTCCTGCCCGGCACCACCCAGGTCAAGCCGCTCCTGGAGCGCGGGGACACGATGCGCTACGTCTTCGACCTGTCCGACCGGTGGGTCTACCGTTGCGCCATCACCGACAAGATCAGCGTCGAGCGGCTCATCGGCCCCAGGATCACCGGCCCGCAGCCGATCCGCGGCTGGGGCGACCTGCCGGATCAGTACGGCCGGACCCGCCCCGACGCCGAGCGCCACCGGGGCGCGGGGAGCCGCCGCGTCGATGATGAGGGCGGTGGGGCCGGCGGGGCGCGGCCCGCACCCGAGGCCCTCGAATCGGGACCGAGCCGCCGCGCCCGCAGGGCCGCCGAGCGCGCCGGAGCCCCGGATCGCTGGGACCACCTGGGATGTGAGGGGCGTCGGGATCCGCGGGACGCGCGCGGCGAGCGGGGCCGCCCCCGGCACCTGGAGTTCCTGGAGGAGTTCGGCGCTCCCGTGGCCGAGCCCGTCGACGTCGGCGCGGTGCGCAGGGCCCGGGCCAGGCGCGATATCCCCTCGCTCGTGTCCGCCATCACCGGCGCCGACTGCCGCCACGCCCTCCAGCAGGTCGGAGCCTGTCTGGCGGGCGCCTGGCGCTCCAGTGACGGGCCCGGCCACGCGCTGCGCGAGCCCATGACCGCCGCGATGCTCTCCGCCATCACCCAGCTCGGGCTGCGCGGATGGCCCGGCGACGACGTCCTCGCCGAGCTGATCATGGCCCGGCTGCGTCAAGAGCGTCCCGCCGGCTCGCCCCTGCCGCTGCGCCTGGGAGCCCTGGTGACCTCCATCGCCGCCGCGGGGCAGCGCGACGGCGTCTGGCTGGACCTGGACACCGGCGTCGTCTGGCCCGCCTCGATCCTCGCTGCCCGGGCCGGTCGGGACTGGGCGGGGCCGATCACCCCACCCGTCGAGGGTGATGCGGCGCTCGGGATCGCGCCCGGGCACCGCTGGCTCCACCTCGATGAGAGCGATCCGGGAACCGCGTGGTCCGATCGGCGCGCTTTTATCGCACATCTGGCCGGGGGCCGGTCCGAGGAGGAGATCATCAACGCCCGGGCCCTGAGGCGCGGCGCCGAGCGCGGGCCGGAGGCCTTCTACGCCGCCGTCGTCGATCGGGGGCTCGATTCCCTCTGGCTCACCTTCCGCGACGACCGTCGTTGGGGCAGGGCCCGGGCGGCGCTGGCCGCCGAGGGCCTGCGGCCGGCCTAACGCCAGCCCGCCCCCTCCAGCGAGACCGGTCGAAAATAGGAGCGAGACCGGTCCCGGAACCGGTCTCGCTCCTATTTTCGACCGGTCTCGCTGATAGGGAGGGGTGATGGGCGGTGGGGTTAGATGGTGGCGAGGAGCTTGGAGATGCGCTGGGGGCTGACCTTCTGGGAGGTCCCCAGCGTCTGGGCGAACAGGCTCACCCGCAACTCCTCCACCATCCACCGCGCCTCGGCCAGCGCCGCCTCGCGCGCCGCGTCCGGCGGGAGCGCCGCAGCCCGCTCACGCGCCCGCTCGACACCTGCCAGGGCCTCGCGCGCCTGGTAGGCCAGGGCCGCGTCCTGCGCCGCCGCCGACGGCGAGGAGGCCGCCCGCTCCACCCTCATCGCCAGCGCCTTCAGGTACCTGGGCAGGTGGCGCAACCGGCCGGTGGGCGTGGCGGTGATGAACCCATCGGCGATGAGCGCGGCGGCCTGCTCGCGCACCTCCTGCAGCGTGGTCAGCAGCGCGAGCGAGGCATGGGCGTCCACCGCGTCCTGAACCTCCCGCTGGGCCTCCAGCGCGCGCACCACGATGAGAGCGATCCGGTGGACCTCATCCTCCAGACCCTCGCGCATCGCCCCCGCGAGCTCATCGAAAGCGGCCTTCTCGCGCACCTCGGCGAGTCCCCGGCCAGTGCCGGAGGCCCACCGCTCGGCGACGGCGCGCGCCGCCGCCAACTGGAGGTCGGCCACCAGCGCCTCGGTGGACCGGTAAGGGCTCGCCGCGAGCGTCAGCGACTCCCTGCCGCTCCAGCGGCTCGTGATCCGGCCCGTCGGCAGCGCCACGCGCGCCTGTGCCAGCGCGATCACACCGGCGGGGTGCTCCCGGCCCTGGGCGACGGCGTCGGACAGGATCGTCAGATCCGCGGTGGGGGCCGTGGGCTTGCCGGGGGTCACGCCCCCGCCGGCCCCGCCGCCCCCGCCGGGGCGCAGCCGGGCCGCGCCACCACTGGCCACCAGGGCCGGGTAGCCCCGCACGACGAGCCCGGCCGTGCCGGTGGACTCCACCGTGGTGGGTATCGTGGAGGAATCCGGGCCGATGAGTCCGGCCAGGCCGCTCGGCCACTCCTCCAGGCCCGCCCGCTCGGCCAGCCCCGCGCTCATGCCGGCGGACCCGGCGCCGCCCGCCTTCGGGCCAACCGGGCCCGCCGCACCCGTGGGATCGGCGCCGGCCCTGTGACCGCGTTGGCCGAGCCGCCCGGGGGCCTGCCGGCCCCGCCCCGCCTTCCCCGCTCCGGGGCCTCGTGATCCGCCGCCCCCGCCGGAGCGGGCCCGCGCCTCCTCCATCGCCTGGGCGAGCGCCCCGCGCACCGCCGAGCGCACGGCCTCCTCGGTGCGCCCCGACAACCGCCTCCGCAGCGCCACGAGATCCTTGCCGCGCCCCAGGACCTTCCCTCGCGAGTCAAGCGCCACGAAGGCGATCGAGAGGTGATCGGGCAGGCGCTCAGCGGCCTCGGCCCAGTCGTCGTCGCTGATCTCCACCCCGCGCAGACGCCCCACCACCTGGGCGAAGGCCTCCTCGAAGGGAGTGTCCGGGCAGGAGGCCCCCGGCGGCGTCGGGTATTCCTCCCGCAGGACCGCCCACGCCTGCGCGCCCACATCCGGGGCGGGGACGAGCTGGCGGCGCACCCGCTTGGGGAGCGCTCGGATCGTGGCCACCACGAGCTCGGGGCGCATCCCCGGCACGAGCCAGTCGAAGCCGGTCGGCTCCAGGCGCCCCAGCACCTCGATCGGCACCCGCACGGTGACGCCGTCATCATGGCGCCCCGGCTCGAAGACGTACTCCAGGCCCAGGGTCAGGTCCCCCTGCGTCCAGGTGTCCGGGTAGCCCGTGGCGTCGTCATCGCCGGGGAGCAGCAACTCTCGCGTGAAGTCCAGCAGGTCCGGGTGGCGGCCCCGCTCCCGCTTCCACCAGGCGTCGAAGTCGGCGGCGCCATGGACGTCCTCGGGCAGGCGGTCGTCGTAGAAGTCGAACAGCGCCTCGTCACCGGCTAGCAGGCCGTGCACGCGGCGCCGCCGCTCCACATCCTCCAGCTCCTCGCGCAGCTCCCGGTTGCGCTCCACGAAGCCGTGCCGGGCGTGCCAGCCGCCCTCGACGAGCCCGGAGCGGATGAACATCTCCCGGGCCACCTGCCGCGCCGACTCCGTGCCCACCGACGCCAGCGTGGAGGGGCGGTCCGCCACGAGCGTCATCCCGTAGAGCATCACCCTCTCGTGGACCATCGCGGCCCCGTGGCGAGTGGACCAGTAGGGCTCGCCGTAGACGCGGCGCAGCAGGCCCGCCCGCTCGGCCGCCTCCTCGATCCACCGCTCATCGATCCTCGCCACGGTGCGCGCGAAGAGCCGGGAGGTCTCCACCAGCTCCGCCGTCATCACCCAGTCGTAGGTCTTACGGCGCAGCCCCGAGCCGGGCCAGATCGTGAAGCGCGTGCCCCTCGCCCCGGCGTACTCGCGGCGCCGCTCATCCCAGTTGCCCACATTGGACAGCAGTCCCACCAGCAGGGAGCGGTGGATGGCGTCGGCGTCGGGGGTGTCGGCGCTGCGGCCGAGCGCCACGACGGCGGCCGCCACATCCCCGTGGGCGATCTGGGCGGCGTGCGAGCCGGGCTCCAGGGCCTCCCCGGCGGCGCGGATGGCGCGCGCCGTCGGCAACTCGACGGGGGAGGCGCTGAGCCCCAACTGCCGCGACATCTGCCGCAGTTGGGCGTGGACGTCCTGCCACTCGCGGATCCGCAGGTAGTGCAGGAACTCGGCGCGGCACATGCGCCGGAACGCCGAGCCGGACAGCTCCCGGGACTGCGTGCGCAGGTAGCGCCACAGGTTGAGGTAGGTCAGGAAATCGCTCGTGGGGTCGGCGAAGCGGCGGTGCAGGGCGTCGGAGGCCTCCTGCTTGTCCGCCGGGCGCTCGCGGACATCCTGGATGGACAGGGCGGCGACGATGACGAGCACCTCCCCGGCGCAGCCGAGCTCGCCGGCCTCCAGGAGCATCCGCCCCAGGCGCGGGTCGATCGGCAGGCGCGCCAGGCGGCGCCCGACGGCGGTCAGCCGCGGCCCGGCGGCGCTGGTGGCGCCGTCGGGGTGGATCGCGCCGATCTCGGCGAGCAGGGCGATGCCGTCGCGCACGGCCCGGCGGTCCGGGGCGTCGATGAAGGGGAAGTCCCCCACCGCGCCCAGCCCCAGGGCCGCCATCTGCAGGATGACGCTGGCCAGCGAGGTGCGCAGGATCTCCGGCTCGGTGTACTGGGGGCGGGAGTTGAAATCGGCCTCGGAGTAGAGGCGGATGGCGACGCCGTCGGCCAGGCGCCCGCAGCGCCCCGAGCGCTGGTTGGCGCTGGCCTGGCTGATCGGCTCGATGGGCAGGCGCTGGACCTTCGTGCGGTTGGAGTAGCGCGAGATGCGGGCCAGGCCCGGGTCGATGACGTAGCGGATGCCGGGCACCGTCAGCGAGGTCTCGGCGACATTCGTGGCCAGGACGATCCGGCGCGTCGAATGCGGCTCGAAGACGCGGTGCTGCTCGGCGGCGCTCAGGCGCGAGTACAGGGGCACCACTTCGACCCCTCCGGGCAGCCGTGAGCGCCCGTCGACGGCGAGGCGCGGTCCGAGGTGATCAGCCAGGGCCGATTCGGTGTCCCGGATGTCCCGCTCGCCCGCGAGGAAGACGAGGATGTCCCCGGGGCCGGTGGCCAGGAGCTCGTCGACGGCGTCGAGGATGCCGGTGACCTGGTCGCGGTCCTCCCGGGGGGTGGGCCCCGGCCGCTTGGCGCGCCCGGCCCGGGGGGCGCGGTCGGCGCCATCGGGCTCGTCCGCGCCGTCGTCGGGCTCGTCCGCGCTCAGGGGCCGGTAGCGGATCTCGACGGGGTAGGTGCGGCCCGTGACCTCGATGACCGGGGCGGGCACGCGCGCGGCGGGGGCGGCGCCATCGGGGCGCGGGGGCTCGGCGCCGAAGTGCTCGGCGAAGCGCGCAGAGTCGATGGTGGCCGAGGTGATGATGATCTTGAGGTCCGGGCGGCTCGGCAGGAGCCGGGCGAGGTAGCCCAGGATGAAGTCGATGTTGAGGCTGCGCTCATGGGCCTCGTCCACGATGATCGTGTCGTAGCGGCGCAGCATCGGATCGGTCTGGATCTCCGCCAGGAGGATGCCGTCGGTCATGAGCTTGACGAGGGTGCGCGCCCCGACCTCCTCGGTGAAGCGCACCTGGTAGCCGACGATCCCCTCGGAGGAGACGCGGGTGCCCAGTTCGTCCGCGATGCGCTCGGCCACGGAGCGGGCGGCGATACGACGGGGCTGGGTGTGGCCGATCATCCCGGTGATGCCGCGGCCGAGCTCCAGGCAGATCTTGGGGATCTGCGTGGTCTTGCCGCTCCCGGTCTCCCCGGCCACGATGACCACCTGGTTGCGCTGGATCGCCTCGGCGATCTCAGCGCGGCGGGCGGTAACGGGCAGTTCATCGGGGTAGACGATCTCCGGGACGGAGGCCGCGCGCTCGGAGAGCTGATCCGCGGTGAAACCCGGCCGGGGGTGCCTGCCCTGGCGACTCCCGCTGGGCCGGCGGACATGCCCGTCCCGCTGCTGGGCGGGGCGGCGCCCCCGACGGCCCCCGTCCTCCCGCCGTCCTCCCGAGTCGCGGCGATCGCGGCGCCCCTGCTGGCGCCCGTGGCCCTCACCGGCGTCGCCGGCAGCACTGGTGGTATCCATAGGCCGCCCATTGTCCCCCATGCGGCGGGCAGGGGCGGACGGTCGGGAAGATCCCCTCGCCACCCGCCTCGTCGGGCAGGGCGGTGGCGCGCGCCCCGCGTCTCCCAGCCGGGGTGCCGGAGGAGCCCGTGGCGTGGGCGCCCGGGGGGGAGGCGCTGTGAGGGGCTAGCGCAGGCGCAGGGCCATCCAGTCCACCGCGGCGCGAGCGAGCTCGGCATCGGCCTCCTCGCCCGAGGAGTGGATCTGAAGCATGCGCGAGCCGTCGGGCAAGAGGGGGAAGCCCTTGGCGGCCTCGTCGGCGGCGTCGGAGGACTCCTCGACCCGCGCGCCGTGCACCATGAGGATCGGCCAGGGCAGGCCCTCCATGACGTCGTCGGGGCGCTGCATCGACACGTCCGCCAGGGTCTCCTTGGTCAGGACATCCCAGGCGCGGTCATTGGGATTGTCATCCGGCAGGCGGGTCATGCCGTGCTTGTCGAGCTCGTCGAGCTGGCTGGGGGAGAAGACCTCCTCCCACAGGATCGACTGCGGGCCGACGATCGCGCCAACGGCCACCGCCGTGCGCACCTGCTCCGGCCTGGCGACGAGCGCCGCCGTGGCCCCCAGGCCATGCCCGTGGATCCCCTGGCGCGCGTAGCCCATTTGGGCGAGCCACCCGCACAGCGCCTGGAGATCGGCGACCTCACCGGCCAGGGTGATGACGTCGTCGTCGGAGGCGCCCAGGCCCGAGAAATCGAACTGGAGCGTCGCCAGGCCAGCCTCCCTGTACGCGGCGGCCATCCGGTCGAGGCTGTGCCCGGGCCCGTGGCGGTCGGCGAGGAAGTCATGGGTGAGGATGACGATGGCCTCGGGGCGCCCGGGGATCGCGCCACCGGTGCCCACCACCCGTTGCCCATCGTCGGGGTCGAGGTCGGGGACCCCGGCGGGCAGCACGAGTTCAACCGCGAGGCCGATGCCCCTGGCGGTATCGATGCGCGCCTCGATGCGCTGATCAGACATGGGCACCAAGGTAAGGCAGCGCCGTCGCCCCGACCATCCCCCCACAGGGGGAGATCCGCCGATTGCGCTCGAAGCGTGACTGCCGACGCGGCACGGCCCTCACAGATTCCCGCAACATGACGCCGCGTCTCAGAAAACGGACCCGGGGGCCGGTCCCCGCTGGGCTCTGGCAGGATGCGAATACCCATCCAGAGCGATTGAGAGACCTGGCTCAACGACGTCGCAGCAACCCCTGAGGGTGCTTCCGCCAGGACCGATGGAGAAGACATGTCGACCACCCCAGACGATTCGGCCCCCGCCCCGCACGGGGCGCCCACGCTCTCCCTCGAGCTCTTCCCGCCCCGCGCCGGCGCCGCTTCCTCTCAGACCTGGAGCGCCCTGGACCGGCTGCTGGCCACCGCCCCGGACTTCGTCTCCGTCACCTACCGGCCGACCTTCGTGCTGGGAGCCCGTCCCGCCGACCCCGCCGTGCGGGTCATCCGCGAGCACAACCCCGCCGAGGACGTCGTCACCCACGTGCTGGCGCGCTCCCGCACCCCGCTCATGGCGCACCTGACCTGCATCGGCTACCGCAAGCGCGACGTCGTGGAGATCGTCCGCCTCTTCCTGGCCCTGGGCGTGCGCCGCTTCCTGGCCCTGCGCGGCGACCCTCCCCGCGGGCACGACGCCGACGAACTGCCCGGCGAGCTCGCCCACGCCGAGGACCTCGTGCGCGTTATCCGGGAGGTCGAGGCCGAGTACTTCGACGACGGCGAGCGCCACCTCACGATTGCCGTCGCCGCCTACCCGGCGGTGCTCGACCACGGGCGCGGCGTTGAGGTCCTCGCCGCCAAGCAGGCCGCCGGCGCGGACCTGGCCATCACCCAGGTCTTCTACGATCCCGAGGACTACCTCTCGCTCGCCCGCGCCGCCACCTACTGCGGCGTCTCCATGCCCCTGCTTCCCGGCATCCTGCCGATGACCGACCTCGCCCGGCTCTCCCGCCTGGCCGCCCTGACCGGCGTGCCCATCCCCGCGGGGCTCGCCGCCAGCCTCAAGCCCGCCCGGGGGGCCCAGGCCGTCACGCGAGGGATCGACGCCACCCTCAGGCTGGCCACCGAGGTCCTCGACGGTGGCGCCCCCGGCATCCACCTCTACACCTTCAACCGCACCCGCCCCGCCCTCGACGTCGTCAGCCAGTTGCGGCTGGGCGGCATCCTCGGCGGCGAGCGCGCCTCGGCCGCCATGCAGCGCGACGTGCGCCGCGCCTACCTCAACGCCACGCCCGGCGGTGATCGTCGAATGCCCGAGCCGGCTCACGCCGGTCCTGCGCGCCCCTGAACCTCGATGACGAAAGCGACGACCATGACTACCCCGACCACCCCGACCACGCCAGCCGCCACAACCGCGCCCGCCCCCTCCACCCCCCTGCCCGCCGCCACCATCCTCGGCTACCCGCGCATCGGCCCCGACCGCGAGCTCAAGCGCGCCGTCGAGTCCTACTGGAAGGGCGCCACCAGCGCCGATGAGCTGCGCGCCGCCGCCGCGGGGCTGCGCCGCGCCACCCGTGAGCGCCTGCGCGGCCTGGGGCTGTCAGGGCCGGCCG includes these proteins:
- a CDS encoding SprT-like domain-containing protein; amino-acid sequence: MDPHDALALARELMDAHGLGDWGLALDRARRRAGQTDHARRRITLSRALMALYSPSEARETILHEIAHARVGPAHGHDAVWVAEARRLGASGRRLVAPDAPSLPGRWVGICPVGHTVNRMRRPRRPMSCARCSRRFDPAHLLNWELDGSPVAPGRISAEYERALLMLHGASSPKGDVAGGGATGRG
- a CDS encoding methylenetetrahydrofolate reductase, whose amino-acid sequence is MSTTPDDSAPAPHGAPTLSLELFPPRAGAASSQTWSALDRLLATAPDFVSVTYRPTFVLGARPADPAVRVIREHNPAEDVVTHVLARSRTPLMAHLTCIGYRKRDVVEIVRLFLALGVRRFLALRGDPPRGHDADELPGELAHAEDLVRVIREVEAEYFDDGERHLTIAVAAYPAVLDHGRGVEVLAAKQAAGADLAITQVFYDPEDYLSLARAATYCGVSMPLLPGILPMTDLARLSRLAALTGVPIPAGLAASLKPARGAQAVTRGIDATLRLATEVLDGGAPGIHLYTFNRTRPALDVVSQLRLGGILGGERASAAMQRDVRRAYLNATPGGDRRMPEPAHAGPARP
- a CDS encoding alpha/beta hydrolase family protein; amino-acid sequence: MSDQRIEARIDTARGIGLAVELVLPAGVPDLDPDDGQRVVGTGGAIPGRPEAIVILTHDFLADRHGPGHSLDRMAAAYREAGLATLQFDFSGLGASDDDVITLAGEVADLQALCGWLAQMGYARQGIHGHGLGATAALVARPEQVRTAVAVGAIVGPQSILWEEVFSPSQLDELDKHGMTRLPDDNPNDRAWDVLTKETLADVSMQRPDDVMEGLPWPILMVHGARVEESSDAADEAAKGFPLLPDGSRMLQIHSSGEEADAELARAAVDWMALRLR
- the hrpA gene encoding ATP-dependent RNA helicase HrpA, with the translated sequence MDTTSAAGDAGEGHGRQQGRRDRRDSGGRREDGGRRGRRPAQQRDGHVRRPSGSRQGRHPRPGFTADQLSERAASVPEIVYPDELPVTARRAEIAEAIQRNQVVIVAGETGSGKTTQIPKICLELGRGITGMIGHTQPRRIAARSVAERIADELGTRVSSEGIVGYQVRFTEEVGARTLVKLMTDGILLAEIQTDPMLRRYDTIIVDEAHERSLNIDFILGYLARLLPSRPDLKIIITSATIDSARFAEHFGAEPPRPDGAAPAARVPAPVIEVTGRTYPVEIRYRPLSADEPDDGADEPDGADRAPRAGRAKRPGPTPREDRDQVTGILDAVDELLATGPGDILVFLAGERDIRDTESALADHLGPRLAVDGRSRLPGGVEVVPLYSRLSAAEQHRVFEPHSTRRIVLATNVAETSLTVPGIRYVIDPGLARISRYSNRTKVQRLPIEPISQASANQRSGRCGRLADGVAIRLYSEADFNSRPQYTEPEILRTSLASVILQMAALGLGAVGDFPFIDAPDRRAVRDGIALLAEIGAIHPDGATSAAGPRLTAVGRRLARLPIDPRLGRMLLEAGELGCAGEVLVIVAALSIQDVRERPADKQEASDALHRRFADPTSDFLTYLNLWRYLRTQSRELSGSAFRRMCRAEFLHYLRIREWQDVHAQLRQMSRQLGLSASPVELPTARAIRAAGEALEPGSHAAQIAHGDVAAAVVALGRSADTPDADAIHRSLLVGLLSNVGNWDERRREYAGARGTRFTIWPGSGLRRKTYDWVMTAELVETSRLFARTVARIDERWIEEAAERAGLLRRVYGEPYWSTRHGAAMVHERVMLYGMTLVADRPSTLASVGTESARQVAREMFIRSGLVEGGWHARHGFVERNRELREELEDVERRRRVHGLLAGDEALFDFYDDRLPEDVHGAADFDAWWKRERGRHPDLLDFTRELLLPGDDDATGYPDTWTQGDLTLGLEYVFEPGRHDDGVTVRVPIEVLGRLEPTGFDWLVPGMRPELVVATIRALPKRVRRQLVPAPDVGAQAWAVLREEYPTPPGASCPDTPFEEAFAQVVGRLRGVEISDDDWAEAAERLPDHLSIAFVALDSRGKVLGRGKDLVALRRRLSGRTEEAVRSAVRGALAQAMEEARARSGGGGGSRGPGAGKAGRGRQAPGRLGQRGHRAGADPTGAAGPVGPKAGGAGSAGMSAGLAERAGLEEWPSGLAGLIGPDSSTIPTTVESTGTAGLVVRGYPALVASGGAARLRPGGGGGAGGGVTPGKPTAPTADLTILSDAVAQGREHPAGVIALAQARVALPTGRITSRWSGRESLTLAASPYRSTEALVADLQLAAARAVAERWASGTGRGLAEVREKAAFDELAGAMREGLEDEVHRIALIVVRALEAQREVQDAVDAHASLALLTTLQEVREQAAALIADGFITATPTGRLRHLPRYLKALAMRVERAASSPSAAAQDAALAYQAREALAGVERARERAAALPPDAAREAALAEARWMVEELRVSLFAQTLGTSQKVSPQRISKLLATI
- a CDS encoding phospholipase D-like domain-containing protein translates to MTLPTSLATAWVVIEYVIKIIALGTIPENRRPSSSTAWLILIFLLPVVGLPLYLLLGSPRVTGKRYRQQVEVNEMALRYTAHMPDAPPGASESRHLDSILRMNRRLTGLPCLTGEVVALHDDSQATYAAMARAIDGATTSVSVECYIQSWDDVTDVFYSALERAAARGVKVRLLLDHLGSRKYPGWRTLGRRLSAAGIEWWLMMPLLPFRLRWRRPDLRNHRKLLIIDNERAFIGSHNIIDPTYLLRRNRWAGRVWKDLTVEVTGAIVAEAQAVFAMDWLFEADELLDVFALSPARKRKPGVSRPAHKRPTSTIAEALPEAIPEVGQGPAPTVGSAAPRPGRPDAVVNAMQLVPSGPGYPLEPNLRMFLSLIQGATRRVSITSPYFIPDEALLAAITSAAYRGVRVELFVGKESDQFIVNHAQRSYYPALLAAGVRIFRYPPPTVLHSKYMTVDGEVAVIGSSNMDFRSFTLNYEVMLLAFGGDLDDLLRANDDAYRAVSEELTAEQWAAEPRYLRYIDNVCRLMSSVL
- a CDS encoding IS1096 element passenger TnpR family protein, which gives rise to MARRWQVITVELLGGRGIDLDPPPGRDLIAPPSTTFAELAHAIDLAFARWDRAHHHEFTLADGTRIIDDVAQRDLAARAATGGPILDRVLPGTTQVKPLLERGDTMRYVFDLSDRWVYRCAITDKISVERLIGPRITGPQPIRGWGDLPDQYGRTRPDAERHRGAGSRRVDDEGGGAGGARPAPEALESGPSRRARRAAERAGAPDRWDHLGCEGRRDPRDARGERGRPRHLEFLEEFGAPVAEPVDVGAVRRARARRDIPSLVSAITGADCRHALQQVGACLAGAWRSSDGPGHALREPMTAAMLSAITQLGLRGWPGDDVLAELIMARLRQERPAGSPLPLRLGALVTSIAAAGQRDGVWLDLDTGVVWPASILAARAGRDWAGPITPPVEGDAALGIAPGHRWLHLDESDPGTAWSDRRAFIAHLAGGRSEEEIINARALRRGAERGPEAFYAAVVDRGLDSLWLTFRDDRRWGRARAALAAEGLRPA